Proteins encoded in a region of the Frondihabitans sp. 762G35 genome:
- a CDS encoding tetratricopeptide repeat protein yields MPENTDLARARLLIDANRPVEALSLLSKVLAMEPDDVDALRLFAATHLRDGDSSEALRAAYRLLAVNPDDVSALQLAAKAHSAIDDHDEAIVAADLALERAPQNPDAHITRVVVGLAAGDTGPRVSKSATMAVTLAPFSPSTHITLGNFLWRDGRPDEARAAYGEALRIDPQSIVARTNLASLDLGRRRAVP; encoded by the coding sequence ATGCCTGAAAATACTGACCTCGCCCGCGCCCGACTTCTGATCGACGCCAATCGTCCCGTCGAGGCACTCAGCCTTCTGTCGAAGGTCCTCGCGATGGAGCCCGACGATGTCGACGCCCTGCGGCTGTTCGCGGCGACGCACCTTCGGGACGGCGACTCCTCTGAGGCGCTTCGTGCCGCGTACCGGCTTCTTGCCGTGAACCCTGACGACGTGTCGGCGCTCCAACTCGCAGCGAAGGCGCACAGCGCCATCGACGACCACGACGAGGCGATCGTCGCGGCCGATCTGGCTCTCGAGAGGGCGCCGCAGAATCCGGACGCCCACATCACCCGAGTCGTCGTCGGCTTGGCCGCCGGCGACACGGGTCCTCGCGTCAGCAAGTCCGCGACGATGGCGGTGACTCTGGCTCCGTTCTCCCCGTCCACGCACATCACGCTCGGGAACTTCCTCTGGCGCGACGGGAGACCCGACGAGGCTCGTGCCGCGTACGGCGAGGCCCTCCGGATCGACCCGCAATCGATCGTCGCGAGGACCAACCTCGCCTCGCTCGATCTCGGTCGGAGAAGAGCGGTTCCGTAG
- a CDS encoding ATP-binding protein — MATVKERLRASFLEPLKNPELRRLHGKSLRGGLLLYGPLGCGKTYIAKALAGELGASFLSVGLSDILDAYIGNSEKNVHEAFQLARRQSPCVLFIDEIDAPGQRRSQTRSSALRGTVNQLLTELDGVSTTNDDVFVLAATNQPWDVEPALRRPGRFDRTLLVLPPDVEARAAIFRTHLAARPIEGINAERLAKNSAGL; from the coding sequence ATGGCGACGGTGAAGGAGCGTCTCCGGGCGTCGTTCCTCGAGCCACTGAAGAACCCGGAGCTCCGCCGGCTCCACGGGAAGAGCCTCCGGGGTGGCCTCCTGCTGTACGGACCGCTCGGATGCGGCAAGACGTACATCGCGAAGGCTCTCGCCGGAGAACTGGGCGCGTCTTTTCTCTCCGTCGGACTCTCCGACATCCTCGACGCCTACATCGGCAATAGCGAGAAGAACGTCCACGAGGCCTTCCAGCTCGCCCGGAGGCAGTCGCCCTGCGTCCTGTTCATCGACGAGATCGACGCTCCCGGGCAGCGACGGAGCCAGACTCGCAGTTCGGCCCTCCGCGGCACCGTGAATCAGTTGCTCACGGAACTCGACGGCGTCAGCACCACCAACGACGACGTCTTCGTCCTCGCGGCCACGAACCAGCCCTGGGACGTCGAGCCTGCGCTCCGACGTCCGGGGCGCTTCGACCGGACCCTCCTCGTCCTGCCACCCGACGTCGAAGCCCGCGCCGCGATCTTCCGCACGCATCTCGCGGCTCGTCCGATCGAGGGGATCAACGCGGAACGGCTCGCCAAGAACTCCGCAGGACTATAG
- a CDS encoding tetratricopeptide repeat protein, which translates to MRRAVAASPADIALRVHLAELLEAAGERDEAVSVIAAVVATEPENVRARSVMLRLLSPPSSRPSAPSADPDPVPETPIEESPFDWGSAEDQVANLFQPAFVETDDTS; encoded by the coding sequence CTGAGGCGTGCCGTCGCCGCCTCGCCCGCGGACATCGCTCTCCGAGTGCACCTCGCCGAGCTGCTCGAGGCCGCCGGCGAACGGGACGAGGCCGTGAGCGTCATCGCCGCGGTGGTGGCGACCGAGCCCGAGAACGTCCGAGCGCGGTCCGTCATGCTCCGGCTCCTCTCCCCGCCATCGAGCCGTCCGAGCGCTCCCTCGGCGGATCCCGATCCGGTGCCCGAAACTCCGATCGAGGAGTCGCCGTTCGACTGGGGCAGCGCGGAAGACCAGGTCGCCAATCTTTTTCAGCCGGCCTTCGTCGAGACCGACGATACGTCCTAA
- a CDS encoding MFS transporter: MRLRWLAVVVLLFASFMDLLDTTIVNVALPSIEKSLEATPAQLEWIVSGYVLSFAVVLITGGRLGDIFGRKRLFLIGVAGFTLASASCAAATSGDMLVVSRLVQGGFGAIMIPQVLSIIQVLFAPKERAGVFGALGGISGMAAVAGPLIGGVLVTQNAFDLGWRSVFIINVPVGILLFVASCLCIPESKAEKRVRLDVPGVALVTAALFLLVYGLIEGRALDWPVGIWIMIVASPILLVIFTVYQRARDEKSGSALVPPSLFRSRGYSAGVITQFSFSASIGGFFLILVLYLQIGLGFSAIDAALATLPFSIGALVGSGVAVPLGPRLGKSLILVGALAQVAGYLWIREIVAARGNDLVGADMIVPMTLAGLGLTLLVVPLTDVALAQTSIANAGAASGVLGTFQQVGSALGVAVVGVVFFGIVGVAFTPTVLRDAFLAGIWVPIAALILAALATFLLPTVSQVAAHKADAERALNDAEASRTLTPST, translated from the coding sequence GTGCGTCTTCGCTGGCTCGCCGTCGTCGTCCTCCTGTTCGCCTCCTTCATGGACCTCCTCGACACGACGATCGTCAACGTCGCGCTGCCGTCGATCGAGAAGAGCCTCGAAGCCACGCCGGCGCAGCTCGAGTGGATCGTGTCGGGCTACGTGCTGTCGTTCGCCGTCGTCCTGATCACCGGCGGTCGCCTCGGCGACATCTTCGGCCGCAAGCGCCTCTTCCTCATCGGGGTCGCCGGCTTCACGCTCGCGTCCGCGTCCTGCGCGGCGGCGACGAGCGGCGACATGCTCGTCGTCTCGCGGCTCGTCCAGGGCGGCTTCGGGGCGATCATGATCCCTCAGGTGCTCTCGATCATCCAGGTGCTCTTCGCTCCGAAGGAGCGGGCGGGCGTCTTCGGTGCGCTGGGAGGCATCTCCGGAATGGCCGCTGTCGCGGGACCCCTGATCGGAGGCGTCCTCGTGACGCAGAACGCGTTCGACCTCGGCTGGCGGAGCGTCTTCATCATCAACGTTCCGGTGGGCATCCTGCTCTTCGTCGCCTCGTGCCTGTGCATCCCGGAGTCGAAGGCCGAGAAGCGCGTCCGGCTGGACGTCCCGGGGGTCGCCCTCGTCACGGCGGCGCTGTTCCTGCTCGTCTACGGCCTGATCGAGGGGCGGGCGCTCGACTGGCCCGTCGGAATCTGGATCATGATCGTGGCCAGTCCGATCCTCCTCGTGATCTTCACGGTCTATCAGAGGGCCCGCGACGAGAAATCGGGCTCGGCGCTCGTGCCGCCGTCGCTGTTCCGGAGCCGGGGCTACTCGGCCGGCGTGATCACGCAGTTCTCCTTCAGCGCCTCCATCGGCGGTTTCTTCCTGATCCTGGTCCTCTACCTGCAGATCGGCCTCGGGTTCTCCGCCATCGACGCGGCCCTCGCCACGCTCCCGTTCAGCATCGGCGCACTGGTCGGGAGCGGTGTCGCCGTGCCCCTCGGCCCGCGACTCGGGAAGAGCCTGATCCTGGTCGGGGCGCTCGCCCAGGTCGCCGGCTACCTCTGGATCCGCGAGATCGTCGCGGCGCGCGGGAACGACCTCGTCGGGGCCGACATGATCGTGCCGATGACTCTGGCGGGGCTCGGCCTGACACTCCTCGTCGTCCCCCTGACCGACGTGGCGCTCGCCCAGACCTCGATCGCCAACGCGGGGGCCGCGTCCGGTGTCCTGGGCACCTTCCAGCAGGTCGGCTCGGCCCTCGGGGTCGCCGTCGTCGGGGTCGTGTTCTTCGGGATCGTCGGGGTCGCGTTCACCCCGACCGTGCTCCGCGACGCCTTCCTCGCGGGCATCTGGGTGCCCATCGCGGCGCTGATCCTCGCCGCGTTGGCCACGTTCCTGCTGCCCACCGTCAGCCAGGTCGCGGCCCACAAGGCCGACGCCGAGAGAGCCCTGAACGACGCCGAGGCCTCGCGGACGTTGACGCCGTCGACCTAG
- a CDS encoding DUF4190 domain-containing protein codes for MASPTPQPYGGTGYSTSKYNTLAIVGFVLAFVINIAGLVVSIVALSQIKRTGERGRGLALAGIIIGAVSIVLSIVIVIVFVGLAAQLSTTTTY; via the coding sequence ATGGCATCTCCCACCCCTCAGCCCTACGGCGGCACCGGCTACTCGACGTCGAAGTACAACACGCTGGCCATTGTCGGATTCGTCCTGGCGTTCGTCATCAACATCGCCGGCCTCGTCGTGAGCATCGTGGCCCTGTCCCAGATCAAGCGGACGGGGGAGCGGGGCCGCGGTCTCGCCCTCGCCGGCATCATCATCGGGGCGGTCTCGATCGTGCTCAGCATCGTCATCGTGATCGTCTTCGTGGGCCTCGCCGCGCAGTTGAGCACGACGACCACCTACTGA
- a CDS encoding oxidoreductase — protein MATTTLPGGVFTPTPAPDLHLTRVGYGAMQLAGPHVFGPPADRDEAIAVLREVVDLGITHIDTSDFYGPFVTNEIIREALHPYGADLRLVTKVGSLRDSEGNWIPSLGRDQLRKAVDDNLARLGVDRLDGVNLRVGGMDRPTPGSLAEPFTVLAELQQEGLIAHLGVSTVDAAQIAEAQAIAPVAFVQNFYNIANREDDALVESLAEQGIAYVPYFPLGGFSPLQSDVLGSVAERLGASPMSVALAWLLQRSPNILLIPGTSSRAHLRENVAGAGLELPADAVAELDAIAG, from the coding sequence ATGGCCACCACGACCCTCCCGGGCGGCGTCTTCACGCCGACTCCGGCCCCCGACCTCCACCTCACGCGCGTCGGCTACGGCGCGATGCAGCTCGCCGGCCCCCACGTGTTCGGGCCGCCCGCCGACCGCGACGAGGCGATCGCCGTCCTCCGCGAGGTCGTCGACCTCGGGATCACGCACATCGACACGTCCGATTTCTACGGGCCGTTCGTGACGAACGAGATCATCCGCGAGGCGCTCCACCCCTACGGAGCCGACCTGCGCCTGGTCACGAAGGTCGGCTCCCTCCGCGATTCGGAGGGGAACTGGATCCCCTCGCTCGGACGCGACCAGCTGCGCAAGGCCGTCGATGACAACCTCGCCCGCCTGGGCGTCGACCGTCTCGACGGTGTGAACCTCCGTGTCGGCGGGATGGACCGTCCGACGCCCGGCTCGCTCGCCGAGCCGTTCACGGTCCTGGCCGAGCTGCAGCAGGAGGGCCTGATCGCGCACCTCGGCGTCAGCACCGTCGACGCCGCGCAGATCGCGGAGGCGCAGGCGATCGCGCCGGTCGCGTTCGTGCAGAACTTCTACAACATCGCGAACCGCGAGGACGACGCTCTCGTGGAGTCCCTCGCCGAGCAGGGCATCGCCTACGTGCCGTACTTCCCGCTCGGCGGCTTCTCCCCGCTGCAGTCGGACGTGCTGGGCTCGGTGGCCGAGCGCCTCGGGGCGTCGCCGATGTCGGTCGCGCTGGCGTGGCTCCTGCAGCGCTCGCCGAACATCCTGCTCATCCCCGGCACCTCGTCGCGCGCCCACCTCCGCGAGAACGTCGCCGGGGCCGGCCTGGAACTGCCGGCCGACGCGGTCGCCGAGCTCGACGCGATCGCCGGCTGA
- a CDS encoding prolyl oligopeptidase family serine peptidase — protein MSGTISADEFLAADGVGAWSAAGGTATATFATGSFARGVELAVEIGRLADEADHHPDIDLRYPSVTVRLTSHDVGGLSDRDVRLARAVSAAAAELGILPESAGDTATGTEPAATPDEHLWLEDIHGEAPLAWAAEQSRATLAAFESPAFDELAGRLREVLDSDDRIPLVSKHGDHYYNLWRDREHPRGLWRRTTLDGYRNERPEWEILLDVDALGRDESTEWVFAGARLLPHDHTRALLSLSPDGGDATTIREFDVTRRAFVEGGFVIPTAKSNASWIDLDTLYVGTDTGPGSMTSSSYPRTVRRLRRGETLQESQLVHEVSADDLQAVAWHDHTEGFERDVVVEAVDFYRSRTLVLVDGAFRRVDVPEDADVTLHREWLLVQPRSDWAVDGETLPTGALVAFRFDDFVAGGRSHDILFHPDSRSALESWSFTRDHLVLSVLEDVASSIRVLALPLGEAGWDEVALDGVPPLSTVRVLDTDPDESNELWLHATSFTTPATVLRGVIGSEPLEVVKTSPAFFDASGIEVSQHWAVSDDGTRVPYFQVARGDLVEDGSHPTLLSGYGGFQASRLPDYSGVIGRAWLERGGVFVLANIRGGGEFGPAWHTSALRENRHRAYEDFAAIARDLVTRGVTVPARLACEGRSNGGLLVGNMLTTYPELFGAVVCGVPLLDMQRYTHLSAGASWIAEYGDPDVPADWEFIRTFSPYHLLREGVDYPATLIYAATSDDRVGPVQGRKMAARMQTLGIPGVLYYENDDGGHGGAVDNAHSARLFALMYDFAWRALARG, from the coding sequence ATGAGCGGAACGATCAGCGCGGACGAGTTCCTCGCGGCGGACGGTGTCGGGGCGTGGAGTGCGGCGGGGGGCACGGCGACGGCGACCTTCGCCACCGGGTCCTTCGCCCGGGGCGTGGAGCTCGCGGTCGAGATCGGCCGTCTCGCCGACGAGGCCGACCACCACCCCGACATCGATCTCCGCTACCCGAGCGTGACCGTGCGGCTCACGTCGCACGACGTCGGCGGCCTGAGCGACCGCGACGTGAGGCTGGCGCGCGCCGTCTCGGCTGCGGCGGCGGAGCTGGGCATCCTGCCGGAGTCGGCGGGCGACACCGCGACCGGCACGGAGCCTGCCGCCACCCCCGACGAGCACCTCTGGCTCGAGGACATCCACGGCGAGGCCCCCCTCGCCTGGGCCGCCGAGCAGTCGCGAGCCACACTGGCCGCTTTCGAGTCGCCCGCGTTCGACGAGCTGGCGGGGCGGCTCCGGGAGGTCCTCGATTCCGACGACCGCATCCCGCTCGTCTCGAAGCACGGCGATCACTACTACAACCTCTGGCGGGACCGCGAACATCCCCGTGGGCTGTGGCGCCGAACCACTCTGGACGGTTACCGCAACGAGCGACCCGAGTGGGAGATCCTGCTCGACGTCGACGCGCTCGGCCGCGACGAGAGCACGGAGTGGGTCTTCGCCGGGGCGCGGCTCCTGCCCCACGACCACACGCGCGCGCTGCTGTCCCTCTCCCCCGACGGCGGCGACGCCACGACGATCCGCGAGTTCGACGTCACCCGCCGGGCCTTCGTCGAGGGCGGCTTCGTGATCCCCACCGCGAAGTCCAACGCCTCCTGGATCGACCTGGACACCCTCTACGTCGGCACCGACACCGGCCCCGGCAGCATGACCTCGTCCAGCTATCCGCGCACGGTGCGCCGCCTGCGGCGCGGTGAGACCCTGCAGGAGTCGCAGCTCGTCCACGAGGTGTCGGCCGACGACCTGCAGGCGGTCGCCTGGCACGACCACACCGAGGGCTTCGAGCGCGACGTCGTCGTCGAGGCCGTCGACTTCTACCGCAGTCGCACCCTCGTCCTCGTCGACGGCGCGTTCCGGCGGGTCGACGTCCCCGAGGACGCCGACGTCACCCTCCACCGCGAGTGGCTCCTCGTCCAGCCCCGCTCGGACTGGGCCGTCGACGGCGAGACCCTCCCGACCGGTGCGCTCGTCGCCTTTCGCTTCGACGACTTCGTCGCGGGGGGCAGGAGCCACGACATCCTGTTCCACCCGGACTCCCGGAGCGCCCTCGAGTCCTGGAGCTTCACCCGCGACCACCTCGTCCTGAGCGTCCTCGAGGACGTCGCGTCGAGCATCCGGGTGCTCGCCCTCCCCCTCGGCGAAGCCGGCTGGGACGAGGTCGCCCTCGACGGGGTCCCGCCCCTCAGCACGGTGCGCGTGCTCGACACCGACCCCGACGAGTCGAACGAGCTCTGGCTGCACGCGACCTCGTTCACCACCCCGGCGACCGTGCTGCGGGGGGTGATCGGGAGCGAACCGCTCGAGGTCGTGAAGACGTCGCCGGCCTTCTTCGACGCCTCCGGCATCGAGGTCTCGCAGCACTGGGCGGTCTCGGACGATGGCACGCGCGTGCCCTACTTCCAGGTCGCCCGCGGCGATCTCGTCGAGGACGGCTCGCATCCGACGCTCCTCTCCGGCTACGGCGGATTCCAGGCGTCGCGCCTCCCCGACTACAGCGGCGTCATCGGCCGAGCCTGGCTCGAGCGCGGCGGCGTCTTCGTGCTGGCGAACATCCGGGGCGGCGGCGAGTTCGGACCGGCGTGGCACACCTCGGCGCTCCGCGAGAACCGCCACCGCGCCTACGAGGACTTCGCCGCCATCGCCCGCGACCTCGTGACCCGCGGGGTGACCGTCCCGGCGCGCCTGGCCTGCGAGGGGCGGAGCAACGGGGGCCTCCTCGTCGGCAACATGCTCACGACCTATCCGGAGCTGTTCGGGGCCGTCGTCTGCGGCGTCCCCCTCCTCGACATGCAGCGGTACACGCACCTCTCGGCCGGGGCCTCGTGGATCGCCGAGTACGGCGACCCCGACGTGCCCGCCGACTGGGAGTTCATCCGCACGTTCTCGCCGTACCACCTGCTCCGGGAGGGCGTCGACTACCCCGCCACCCTCATCTACGCCGCCACGAGCGACGATCGCGTCGGGCCCGTTCAGGGGCGCAAGATGGCGGCCAGGATGCAGACGCTCGGGATCCCCGGCGTCCTCTACTACGAGAACGACGACGGCGGTCACGGCGGAGCGGTCGACAACGCGCACAGCGCCCGCCTGTTCGCGTTGATGTACGACTTCGCCTGGCGGGCGCTGGCGCGGGGGTAG
- a CDS encoding MFS transporter has product MTTQEAQATTPTRAWAMLALGVLAQSSGTVFVSAPAFLIPLLHVQRGLPLAQAGLLAAAPSVGMVLTLVAWGALADRFGERWVIAAGLALTGGFAIAAALSPGYVWLAVFLVLGGASAASTNAASGRVVVGWFPRHRRGLAMGIRQMSQPLGVAVAAIAIPPLASGSGIAAALVLPIVLNLALAVLCAAFIVNPPRPAATPATQAALGENPYRAGSFLWRVHGVSILLVLPQFTLSTFGLVWLISEYHWNEAAAGLVIAASQFVGALGRIVIGSLSDRFDSRMGLLRIVGIAGAVAMGLLAALALTPWGAAAAAVFVVATTISVADNGLAFTSVAEAAGNRWSGRALGVQNTGQFVAAAVVGPGVGALIALVGYPAAFALVALAPLVSVPVVPPRDVTHASAA; this is encoded by the coding sequence ATGACGACGCAGGAGGCACAGGCCACGACTCCGACCAGGGCGTGGGCGATGCTCGCGCTCGGCGTCCTCGCGCAGTCGTCCGGCACCGTCTTCGTCAGCGCGCCGGCGTTCCTCATCCCCCTCCTGCACGTGCAGCGCGGCCTTCCCCTCGCGCAGGCCGGCCTGCTCGCCGCCGCGCCGAGTGTCGGGATGGTGCTCACCCTCGTCGCCTGGGGCGCCCTGGCCGATCGGTTCGGGGAGCGGTGGGTCATCGCCGCGGGGCTCGCGCTGACGGGCGGCTTCGCGATCGCGGCGGCGCTCTCCCCGGGCTACGTCTGGCTCGCGGTCTTCCTCGTCCTCGGCGGCGCCTCGGCGGCGAGCACGAACGCGGCGAGCGGCCGCGTCGTCGTCGGCTGGTTCCCTCGTCACCGGCGGGGCCTCGCCATGGGGATCCGGCAGATGTCGCAACCGCTCGGGGTCGCCGTCGCCGCGATCGCGATCCCGCCGCTGGCATCGGGGTCGGGCATCGCCGCCGCGCTCGTCCTCCCGATCGTGCTGAATCTCGCGCTCGCCGTGCTCTGCGCCGCGTTCATCGTCAATCCGCCGCGTCCCGCCGCGACCCCGGCGACGCAGGCCGCGCTGGGCGAGAACCCCTATCGGGCGGGGTCGTTCCTCTGGCGCGTCCACGGCGTCTCGATCCTGCTCGTGCTCCCGCAGTTCACCCTCTCGACGTTCGGCCTCGTCTGGTTGATCAGCGAGTACCACTGGAACGAGGCCGCCGCCGGCCTCGTCATCGCGGCGTCCCAGTTCGTGGGTGCCCTGGGGCGCATCGTGATCGGGTCGCTCAGCGATCGCTTCGACAGCAGGATGGGGCTCCTGCGGATCGTCGGGATCGCCGGAGCCGTCGCGATGGGCCTCCTCGCAGCGCTCGCCCTCACCCCGTGGGGTGCGGCGGCCGCGGCGGTGTTCGTCGTCGCGACCACGATCAGCGTCGCCGACAACGGACTCGCGTTCACGTCGGTGGCCGAGGCCGCCGGGAACCGCTGGTCGGGCCGCGCCCTCGGGGTCCAGAACACGGGCCAGTTCGTCGCTGCGGCGGTGGTGGGCCCCGGTGTCGGCGCCCTCATCGCCCTCGTCGGCTATCCCGCGGCGTTCGCACTCGTCGCGCTGGCGCCGCTCGTCTCCGTGCCCGTGGTGCCCCCGCGCGACGTGACCCACGCCAGCGCGGCCTGA
- a CDS encoding reverse transcriptase family protein encodes MDESSGSRRSHLVTRPGPPPAPDVATALAGAFLAAEEWSAPSLREAAAACLGSRRRFVGPVVTAVLTAHLRAPRDAPRELAALILRVDGFEDTVRRASRRRPVRIAQLSPTTTVSRVADERRPRVDTVADLARLLGTDVGHLDWFADTKLWNRRAPAGPLHHYRYEWRQRPGRVPRLLEVPGLRLREIQRTVLDELLAPLPLHDAAHGFVAGRGARSGAALHTGREVVIALDLVSFFARVDGRRIYSVLRQAGLPEPVAHSATGLVTHAVPPAVLSAMPPGGTSDERFALRRALAVPHLPQGAPTSPMLANLAVRRLDSRLGGYARAAGATYTRYADDLAFSGDAALAGRVDAFVRGVGRIVSDEGHRLNHAKTRVRRRGVRQTVTGIVVNESTTIGRREYDRLRAILHNCAAYGPSSQNRAGHADFRAHLLGRIGWVESLDPDRGRRLRAEFARIAW; translated from the coding sequence ATGGACGAGTCGTCCGGAAGTCGTCGCTCGCACCTCGTGACCCGGCCGGGTCCGCCACCGGCCCCGGACGTCGCCACCGCGCTCGCCGGAGCATTCCTCGCGGCGGAGGAGTGGTCGGCGCCGAGTCTCCGTGAGGCGGCCGCGGCGTGTCTCGGATCGCGACGACGTTTCGTCGGACCGGTGGTCACGGCGGTTCTCACGGCGCATCTTCGGGCTCCCCGCGACGCGCCCCGGGAGCTGGCCGCCCTCATCCTGCGCGTCGACGGCTTCGAGGACACCGTCCGGCGGGCGTCGCGCCGACGCCCTGTGCGGATCGCGCAGCTCTCGCCGACGACCACCGTCTCCCGCGTCGCGGACGAGCGCCGACCCCGCGTCGACACGGTGGCCGACCTCGCCCGGCTCCTGGGGACCGACGTCGGTCACCTCGACTGGTTCGCCGATACGAAGCTGTGGAATCGTCGTGCACCCGCCGGTCCGCTCCACCACTACCGCTACGAGTGGCGGCAGCGGCCGGGCCGTGTTCCCCGGCTCCTGGAGGTGCCGGGACTCCGGCTTCGTGAGATCCAGCGGACGGTCCTCGACGAGCTGCTCGCGCCCCTCCCGCTGCACGACGCCGCGCACGGGTTCGTCGCCGGGCGGGGCGCCCGCAGCGGAGCGGCCCTCCACACCGGCCGGGAGGTCGTGATCGCCCTCGACCTCGTGTCGTTCTTCGCCCGAGTGGACGGTCGTCGGATCTACTCCGTGCTGCGCCAGGCGGGCCTGCCGGAGCCGGTCGCGCACTCGGCGACGGGCCTCGTGACGCACGCCGTGCCTCCTGCTGTCCTCTCCGCGATGCCCCCGGGGGGCACGTCGGACGAGCGGTTCGCGCTTCGGCGGGCGCTGGCCGTCCCGCATCTGCCCCAGGGCGCCCCGACGTCGCCGATGCTCGCGAACCTGGCCGTCCGGAGGCTCGACTCCCGGCTCGGCGGATACGCGCGGGCCGCCGGAGCGACCTACACGCGCTACGCGGACGACCTCGCCTTCAGCGGCGACGCGGCTCTCGCCGGCCGGGTCGACGCGTTCGTGCGCGGGGTCGGTCGGATCGTCTCGGACGAGGGGCACCGGCTGAATCACGCGAAGACGCGGGTTCGTCGGCGAGGGGTCCGGCAGACCGTCACCGGCATCGTCGTCAACGAGTCGACGACCATCGGACGGCGGGAGTACGACCGGCTGCGGGCGATCCTGCACAACTGCGCGGCGTACG